In Takifugu flavidus isolate HTHZ2018 chromosome 1, ASM371156v2, whole genome shotgun sequence, the DNA window ATGGCCGCGTACGTCTGTGGGGCGTAAAACATGGGCGCGCCGAGATACGCCGTCGAGGGGTCGTACATctagaggagggggaggcggaggcCTGAGTAGATGTAGCCTACTGACGCTGTGGTCAGAGGGTGTTGACATAACGCTGTACCTGTCCCACTGAATAGGTGGCGTAGTCGGTCTGCAGAGATCCACCCCGTCCTCCGGTTCCTCTAGTGTATCGGACGTAGCTGTCCTTGTCCACTGGCTTCGCCAGAGTCACCTCGATGGGAGAGCCGTCAACCACCTGGATGAAGGAGACAGTGATGACGTCGCTGTGGGGTGGGGCTGTTGCTAGGACGACGGGGAAGCAGACCTTTCCGTTGAGCGCGTTCATGGCATGGATGGCATCTTCTCGCTGGGTGAAGTGCACAAAGGCGTAATCTCTGATTTTCTTCACTCGCTCCACTGCACCTGCATTAGCCGTCACCATAAAACATCACCAGGAGTTCTAAAGATCTTCAGGTTTAAAGATTAGCTGAAAGAGTTATGGGACCTAAACCTGATCCCTGTGGCACGCCACCTGTGAGTTGAGCTGTACCTTGTTTTAGGCTATTAAACTCCTTCTCGATGGTCTCCTCTGTGGTCTGAAGCATCAAGTTCCTCACATACAAGATCTTTACAGTTGCCATGGTGTCCTCGTCGACCTCCACCTCAGGCTCCGCCCAGTCCACTGCGATGGCATGACCCCAGAGCTGAATACGACCTGAGCAAGAAAACATCACGTTGTGTACTTGGAAAATGGTCTGAGGTGCTAGCAGACGATGATGTCGATGATGCACCAACCCGCCTGACCTCAAATGTGAACGTTTAAGCTCATTATCTTCTTGTGCTGGACCAATAAAATCTTATCACAGAAGCTTTCGAGTTCACTTTAAAATGCTTTATCACACAGATaacttttttctcccttttctagGGAGTTTGACACTGATGTTTGAACACGATAAAATAATTTCTGAAATATTTCGATCACTCCCGTCATTTATCTTATCACTGAACCCATCAAATTGGATACCAGCCCGGTGACGCAGGGCTGCGGCTGGCGTGTGATAACAATCTCAACGAGTTTATTGCAGTTCCTTTTACGAAATACTTTCAGCTGTAATTCTGTAACTTTGGCAGCActgaaatacttttaaaaaaaaaaaggttttcacaGTTTCGGGGTTGGCTTTTGGACATCCCTTCCAGGTTAACCTTTGCAACAACGTTAGCTAATTACAGGTGCTAGCATAACTATTGATTTTGTCTTAGAATTGTTAGCTCTAGCTCTAGCTCTACTGTCGTCAGTTCCGCCTGAGCTCTCCACCACATTCATAAATCTCATACACGAAGGTGTGTGTTCTTTAGGCTTCACCTGGCAGTAGTTTGCGCCTCGCCATGGCGGCAGCTCGATGGCTTTCGTACTCGACAAAGGCGAATCCTCGGTTCTttgatttgtcagcagcactcGGGTAAACGATGACATCTAGGACCCCGTCTGTGACCTTCCTCATCTCGCACATGATCTCCTCACGCTTCTTGGTTTTCGGAATCCCGCCCACAAACAGGCGGCAGTTGTCCACGCTGGCGCAAACTCCAAGGAGACGTCCGTTTCTGTGGAGGTGAAGCGCAGCCGCGGAGAGAGAAGGCTCAGTGACACGTTGCCTCGGCGCCATCCAAATGATTCGATCGTTTAACTGGTGAAGAAGACCAAAAACTTGGGTTCTTCCTCAACTTTCTATCTCTGGCGTCACCTGATCTCGTAGTTGTTGAGCTGCTTCATCGCCGCTTTGGCCTCCTGTTTGTTGCTGAAGGTGACGAAGGCGTATCCTCGGTTGTTCCCGCTGAagtccatcatcatcctcacctcgTAGATTTTACCGAACTGAAGACGGGGAGAGCAGTGGTTAAAAAGAGACAGGAGGAACGAAGGGACCTCCTTTCCTCCGTCACCTTCTCACATAGCGGCACCAGTTCGTCCTCAAACAGATCTCTTGGCAGTTTTCCCACAAAGATCTCGCTCCCCCTCTCTGGTGGAGGGCCGTTCCAGTCGGGTGGAGGGCCGCCGTAGCGCCGCTGGCCGTTCTCCTAAAACGAAGCAGGACGCTCTTGTTTGATAGCGGTTTGTTTGAAAAAGTTTGACGTCCAACCATAGCAACCGAAAATAAGCGTTTTACACTGCctggcagcagggggcgctctgcGCATATCGTACAATCGCACCTGCCGCAATTGGTACCCCGTACGCTGCGTTAGCGCTCGCAGCTGCGCCTCCTTCTGGGTCCCCGTCAGCTCGTCCCCGCTTGCATTCTGATTGGCTTCCATTGGGTGTGATTGACAGCAGTATGTAAA includes these proteins:
- the a1cf gene encoding APOBEC1 complementation factor isoform X2, with translation MEANQNASGDELTGTQKEAQLRALTQRTGYQLRQENGQRRYGGPPPDWNGPPPERGSEIFVGKLPRDLFEDELVPLCEKFGKIYEVRMMMDFSGNNRGYAFVTFSNKQEAKAAMKQLNNYEIRNGRLLGVCASVDNCRLFVGGIPKTKKREEIMCEMRKVTDGVLDVIVYPSAADKSKNRGFAFVEYESHRAAAMARRKLLPGRIQLWGHAIAVDWAEPEVEVDEDTMATVKILYVRNLMLQTTEETIEKEFNSLKQGAVERVKKIRDYAFVHFTQREDAIHAMNALNGKVVDGSPIEVTLAKPVDKDSYVRYTRGTGGRGGSLQTDYATYSVGQMYDPSTAYLGAPMFYAPQTYAAMPGQFRFPLAKAHIGGRGLIRPPSVRGAAGVRGLGGRGYLAYTTGLGAVGRCGSSGASYLKVDKQAEEKLYELLPGMELTPMSTAAMNLKAAAAIKPAPQVLEELCQKNNWGQPVYQLHSAIGPDQRQLFLYKITIPALATQYPNVHPFTPTKLCAVVEEAKVHAAEHTLQTLGLLTEGASDAGCATTSAVASVAFPGYALVSPASSAVASQLKQAVSLGQDMTTYATYEGYPAFAVAARHGDRYGVY
- the a1cf gene encoding APOBEC1 complementation factor isoform X1, encoding MEANQNASGDELTGTQKEAQLRALTQRTGYQLRQENGQRRYGGPPPDWNGPPPERGSEIFVGKLPRDLFEDELVPLCEKFGKIYEVRMMMDFSGNNRGYAFVTFSNKQEAKAAMKQLNNYEIRNGRLLGVCASVDNCRLFVGGIPKTKKREEIMCEMRKVTDGVLDVIVYPSAADKSKNRGFAFVEYESHRAAAMARRKLLPGRIQLWGHAIAVDWAEPEVEVDEDTMATVKILYVRNLMLQTTEETIEKEFNSLKQGAVERVKKIRDYAFVHFTQREDAIHAMNALNGKVVDGSPIEVTLAKPVDKDSYVRYTRGTGGRGGSLQTDYATYSVGQMYDPSTAYLGAPMFYAPQTYAAMPGQFRFPLAKAHIGGRGLIRPPSVREIYMTVPVGAAGVRGLGGRGYLAYTTGLGAVGRCGSSGASYLKVDKQAEEKLYELLPGMELTPMSTAAMNLKAAAAIKPAPQVLEELCQKNNWGQPVYQLHSAIGPDQRQLFLYKITIPALATQYPNVHPFTPTKLCAVVEEAKVHAAEHTLQTLGLLTEGASDAGCATTSAVASVAFPGYALVSPASSAVASQLKQAVSLGQDMTTYATYEGYPAFAVAARHGDRYGVY
- the a1cf gene encoding APOBEC1 complementation factor isoform X4, whose protein sequence is MMMDFSGNNRGYAFVTFSNKQEAKAAMKQLNNYEIRNGRLLGVCASVDNCRLFVGGIPKTKKREEIMCEMRKVTDGVLDVIVYPSAADKSKNRGFAFVEYESHRAAAMARRKLLPGRIQLWGHAIAVDWAEPEVEVDEDTMATVKILYVRNLMLQTTEETIEKEFNSLKQGAVERVKKIRDYAFVHFTQREDAIHAMNALNGKVVDGSPIEVTLAKPVDKDSYVRYTRGTGGRGGSLQTDYATYSVGQMYDPSTAYLGAPMFYAPQTYAAMPGQFRFPLAKAHIGGRGLIRPPSVREIYMTVPVGAAGVRGLGGRGYLAYTTGLGAVGRCGSSGASYLKVDKQAEEKLYELLPGMELTPMSTAAMNLKAAAAIKPAPQVLEELCQKNNWGQPVYQLHSAIGPDQRQLFLYKITIPALATQYPNVHPFTPTKLCAVVEEAKVHAAEHTLQTLGLLTEGASDAGCATTSAVASVAFPGYALVSPASSAVASQLKQAVSLGQDMTTYATYEGYPAFAVAARHGDRYGVY
- the a1cf gene encoding APOBEC1 complementation factor isoform X3, producing the protein MEANQNASGDELTGTQKEAQLRALTQRTGYQLRQENGQRRYGGPPPDWNGPPPERGSEIFVGKLPRDLFEDELVPLCEKFGKIYEVRMMMDFSGNNRGYAFVTFSNKQEAKAAMKQLNNYEIRNGRLLGVCASVDNCRLFVGGIPKTKKREEIMCEMRKVTDGVLDVIVYPSAADKSKNRGFAFVEYESHRAAAMARRKLLPGRIQLWGHAIAVDWAEPEVEVDEDTMATVKILYVRNLMLQTTEETIEKEFNSLKQGAVERVKKIRDYAFVHFTQREDAIHAMNALNGKVVDGSPIEVTLAKPVDKDSYVRYTRGTGGRGGSLQTDYATYSVGQMYDPSTAYLGAPMFYAPQTYAAMPGQFRFPLAKAHIGGRGLIRPPSVREIYMTVPVGAAGVRGLGGRGYLAYTTGLGAVGRCGSSGASYLKVDKQAEEKLYELLPGMELTPMSTAAMNLKAAAAIKPAPQVLEELCQKNNWGQPVYQLHSAIGPDQRQLFLYKITIPALATQYPNVHPFTPTKLCAVVEEAKVHAAEHTLQTLGLLTEGASDAGCATTSAVASVAFPGM